From Sphingomonas nostoxanthinifaciens, a single genomic window includes:
- a CDS encoding cation:proton antiporter domain-containing protein gives MASAFNPTGFSDALVILGAAGVVIPAFARWRINPVIGFILVGIAVGPAGLGSFVGRAPWLSWVTITNPHAIEPFAELGIVMLLFSIGLELSFRRLWAMRRAVFGLGAAELAGSAILLGMGFWLAGQTIQSAFGLGMALALSSTALVLPIAGTRGPVGERAFAMLLFEDLALVPIIFALGALAPHGGEGGGWQVARTLALGGVTVGVLLVGGRWLLPRLFAQAARTKSPELFLAASLLVVILASLATSAAGLSPIVGALLAGVLIAETDYHGEVELMTAPFKGLALGVFLITVGMSLDLRVVGRFGPALTAAVLTVVAVKTLVTGLLLRVRGAERGVSLETGLLMSAPSETTLIVLGTASAVGMIDRETAAFWQIVTAIGLTITPLLAMAGRRLALGVDRHQAEAVPPVSDDARRALIVGFGRVGRLVAQMFDAHELPYLAVDADADTVRAARKRGYQVIFGDITRPGMIDHLAAGSASAVVLTMDDPVQLVRLTARLRDAHPDLTIVARARDPNHAAQLYRAGATDAVPETIESSLQLSEAALVDLGVAMGPVIASIHEKRAQLRAKIMEMADTGREPPLRRRTIVDDH, from the coding sequence ATGGCCTCCGCCTTCAACCCCACCGGCTTCAGCGATGCGCTGGTGATCCTTGGCGCCGCAGGCGTGGTGATCCCGGCGTTCGCCCGCTGGCGCATCAACCCGGTGATCGGATTCATCCTCGTCGGCATCGCGGTCGGACCGGCCGGGCTGGGCAGCTTCGTCGGACGCGCGCCCTGGCTATCATGGGTCACCATCACCAACCCGCACGCGATCGAGCCGTTCGCCGAGCTGGGCATCGTCATGCTACTCTTCTCGATCGGCCTGGAACTGTCGTTCCGCCGCTTGTGGGCGATGCGGCGCGCGGTGTTCGGGCTCGGCGCGGCGGAACTGGCCGGCAGCGCGATATTGCTCGGGATGGGGTTCTGGCTCGCGGGCCAGACGATCCAGAGCGCCTTCGGGCTCGGTATGGCGCTGGCCTTGTCATCGACCGCGCTCGTCCTGCCGATCGCCGGCACGCGCGGTCCGGTCGGCGAGCGCGCCTTTGCCATGCTGCTGTTCGAGGATCTGGCGCTGGTGCCGATCATCTTCGCGCTTGGTGCGCTCGCGCCGCACGGGGGCGAAGGCGGCGGCTGGCAGGTGGCGCGCACGCTCGCGCTCGGCGGCGTGACGGTCGGCGTCCTCCTGGTGGGCGGCCGGTGGCTGTTGCCGCGGCTGTTCGCGCAGGCGGCGCGCACCAAGAGCCCCGAACTGTTCCTCGCTGCCAGCCTGCTGGTGGTCATCCTCGCGAGCCTCGCCACCAGCGCCGCAGGGCTGTCGCCGATCGTGGGCGCGCTGCTCGCCGGCGTGCTGATCGCCGAGACCGACTATCATGGCGAGGTCGAACTGATGACCGCGCCGTTCAAGGGCCTGGCGCTCGGCGTGTTCCTCATCACGGTCGGCATGAGCCTCGACCTGCGCGTGGTCGGGCGGTTCGGCCCGGCGCTTACGGCTGCCGTCCTGACCGTGGTGGCGGTCAAGACGCTGGTGACCGGCCTGCTGCTCCGCGTGCGCGGCGCCGAACGCGGCGTGAGCCTCGAGACCGGCCTGCTGATGTCGGCGCCGTCGGAAACCACGCTGATCGTCCTCGGCACCGCATCGGCGGTCGGGATGATCGATCGTGAGACCGCTGCATTCTGGCAGATCGTCACCGCGATCGGGCTCACCATCACGCCGCTGCTGGCGATGGCGGGACGCCGCCTCGCGCTCGGCGTCGATCGCCACCAGGCCGAGGCGGTCCCGCCGGTGAGCGACGATGCGCGCCGCGCGCTGATCGTCGGTTTCGGCCGGGTCGGACGGCTGGTCGCGCAGATGTTCGATGCGCACGAGCTGCCCTATCTGGCGGTCGATGCGGATGCCGATACCGTGCGCGCGGCGCGAAAGCGTGGCTATCAGGTGATCTTCGGTGACATCACGCGGCCGGGCATGATCGACCATCTGGCAGCGGGCAGCGCAAGCGCGGTGGTGCTGACGATGGACGATCCGGTCCAGCTTGTCCGACTGACGGCGCGGCTGCGCGACGCCCACCCCGATCTGACGATCGTCGCCCGGGCGCGCGACCCGAATCATGCGGCGCAGCTCTATCGCGCCGGGGCGACCGACGCCGTGCCGGAGACCATCGAATCGTCGCTCCAGCTTTCCGAGGCGGCGTTGGTGGATCTGGGCGTCGCGATGGGGCCGGTCATCGCCTCGATCCACGAGAAACGCGCCCAATTGCGCGCCAAGATCATGGAAATGGCGGATACCGGCCGGGAGCCGCCGCTGCGCCGCCGCACGATCGTCGACGATCATTGA
- a CDS encoding hydrogen peroxide-inducible genes activator, protein MATYLPTLKQLQYLVALRDTGHFGRAADACYVTQSTLSAGLRELESLLGITLVERTRRVVRFTPLGLKIAEKGERVLRQAEELAALAKAAGKPLSGELRMGVIPTIAPFMLPRVLGRLRSEWPDLKLYLREETSGAACESLHRGHVDCVLLALPYACGEIEHVDLFTDRLFVAVSAEQAEGMPDIVPASGIDERQLLLLEDGHCLKDHVLAACNRPELRAEATMMGTSLHTLVQMVDNGLGVTMLPEMAIKAGILDHTRVVARPLDAAHPSRRIALVWRAGSPRDKEFRLLADALRQAREAAA, encoded by the coding sequence ATGGCCACTTACCTGCCGACGCTCAAGCAGCTTCAATATCTTGTCGCGTTGCGCGACACGGGGCACTTCGGTCGCGCGGCCGACGCCTGCTACGTGACGCAGTCGACGCTGTCGGCGGGGTTGCGCGAGCTCGAGTCGCTGCTCGGCATCACGCTGGTCGAGCGAACGCGCCGCGTCGTGCGCTTCACGCCGCTGGGGCTGAAGATCGCCGAAAAGGGTGAGCGCGTCCTGCGACAGGCCGAAGAACTTGCCGCGCTTGCGAAGGCGGCGGGCAAGCCGTTGTCCGGCGAGCTGCGCATGGGCGTCATCCCGACGATCGCGCCGTTCATGCTGCCGCGCGTCCTGGGCCGACTGCGCAGCGAATGGCCCGACCTCAAGCTCTACCTGCGCGAGGAGACGTCGGGAGCGGCTTGCGAATCGCTGCATCGCGGCCATGTCGATTGCGTATTGCTCGCGCTGCCTTACGCATGCGGCGAAATCGAGCATGTCGACCTGTTCACCGATCGGCTGTTCGTCGCCGTCTCCGCCGAGCAGGCGGAGGGCATGCCCGACATCGTGCCCGCCAGCGGCATCGACGAGCGCCAGCTGCTGCTGCTGGAAGACGGCCACTGCCTCAAGGATCATGTGCTCGCCGCCTGCAACCGGCCCGAGTTGCGGGCCGAAGCGACGATGATGGGCACATCGCTGCACACACTGGTGCAGATGGTCGACAACGGGCTTGGTGTGACGATGCTGCCCGAAATGGCCATCAAGGCAGGCATTCTCGATCACACACGCGTGGTGGCGCGCCCGCTGGATGCGGCACACCCGTCGCGGCGGATCGCACTCGTCTGGCGCGCCGGTTCGCCGCGTGACAAGGAGTTCCGCCTGCTTGCCGACGCACTGCGTCAGGCCCGTGAGGCGGCTGCCTGA
- a CDS encoding bifunctional 2-C-methyl-D-erythritol 4-phosphate cytidylyltransferase/2-C-methyl-D-erythritol 2,4-cyclodiphosphate synthase, whose protein sequence is MQQRTAALIVAAGQGLRAGGELPKQYQSIAGQPVLAHAIDALGAHSAIGRIQVVIGAGQEALYAGAIGSRMLPPPVTGGATRRDSVLAGLAAIDADRVLIHDAARPFVPMAVIDRLLASLDAADGAVPVLPIADTLAEHGATLGATVPREALVRVQTPQAFRADAIRAAHAAWDPAREATDDAQMLRALGRVVATVEGSPLLDKLTQASDLAAAERRLAPLMVSRTALGFDVHAFTDGDSIQLGGITIPHSHALAGHSDADVALHAITDALLGTIGDGDIGTHFPPSDPQWRGAASDRFLAHARNLVVEAGGRIDHVDVTIICEAPKVGPHRPAIRARIAAILGLAESKVSVKATTTEQLGFTGRREGIAAQALATVRLPEDAA, encoded by the coding sequence ATGCAGCAGCGAACCGCAGCCCTCATCGTCGCCGCCGGGCAGGGCCTTCGGGCAGGTGGTGAACTTCCGAAGCAATATCAGTCGATCGCCGGTCAGCCGGTGCTGGCGCATGCGATCGATGCGCTGGGCGCGCATAGTGCGATCGGCCGCATCCAGGTGGTGATCGGCGCTGGGCAGGAGGCACTCTACGCCGGCGCGATCGGCAGCCGCATGCTGCCGCCGCCGGTTACGGGCGGAGCCACGCGCCGCGACTCGGTCTTGGCCGGGCTGGCCGCGATCGACGCCGACCGCGTCCTGATCCACGACGCCGCGCGACCATTCGTGCCGATGGCGGTGATCGACCGATTGCTCGCCAGTCTCGACGCGGCCGATGGCGCCGTGCCCGTGCTGCCGATCGCCGACACGCTGGCCGAGCATGGCGCGACGCTCGGCGCGACCGTCCCTCGCGAGGCACTGGTCCGGGTGCAGACGCCGCAGGCATTCCGCGCCGATGCGATCCGCGCCGCGCATGCCGCGTGGGATCCCGCCCGCGAAGCGACCGACGATGCGCAGATGCTGCGCGCGTTGGGGCGCGTCGTCGCGACGGTCGAGGGCTCGCCTTTGCTCGACAAGCTCACGCAGGCGTCCGACCTTGCCGCTGCCGAGCGGCGGCTCGCACCGCTGATGGTATCGCGCACGGCGCTGGGGTTCGATGTCCACGCCTTCACCGATGGCGACTCGATCCAGCTTGGCGGCATCACCATCCCGCACAGCCATGCGCTCGCCGGCCATTCGGACGCCGACGTTGCGCTGCACGCGATTACCGATGCGCTGCTCGGCACCATCGGCGACGGCGATATCGGCACGCATTTCCCGCCGTCGGATCCGCAATGGCGCGGTGCGGCGTCGGACCGTTTCCTGGCGCATGCGCGCAATCTGGTGGTCGAGGCCGGCGGCCGTATCGACCATGTCGACGTGACGATCATCTGCGAGGCGCCCAAGGTCGGCCCGCACCGCCCGGCGATCCGCGCGCGCATCGCCGCAATCCTGGGCCTGGCGGAGAGCAAGGTCAGCGTGAAGGCGACGACCACCGAGCAACTCGGCTTCACCGGCCGACGCGAGGGCATCGCCGCGCAGGCGCTCGCGACCGTCCGTCTGCCCGAGGATGCGGCATGA
- a CDS encoding CinA family protein yields MTILPDKLVELAQRVIEENRAAGRRISVAESCTGGLVSAALTEIAGSSDVFDAGFITYADGSKTALLGVAQDVIETFGAVSLATAWAMAHGAVERSGSDVAVAITGIAGPGGGSEKKPVGTVVFARARRGDDPEHAVTDHRQFGDLGRSGVRLQAALCALELLLPSADSLAIPTP; encoded by the coding sequence ATGACCATCCTGCCCGATAAGCTCGTCGAACTCGCCCAGCGCGTGATCGAGGAGAACCGCGCCGCCGGCCGCCGCATCTCGGTGGCGGAGAGCTGCACCGGCGGCCTCGTCAGCGCCGCGCTGACCGAGATTGCCGGCTCTTCGGACGTGTTCGACGCGGGCTTCATCACCTACGCCGATGGCTCCAAGACCGCGCTGCTGGGTGTGGCGCAGGACGTGATCGAGACGTTCGGCGCGGTCAGCCTCGCCACTGCCTGGGCGATGGCGCACGGCGCGGTCGAGCGGTCGGGCAGCGACGTCGCCGTCGCGATCACCGGTATTGCCGGGCCCGGTGGCGGCAGCGAGAAGAAGCCGGTCGGCACGGTCGTGTTCGCGCGCGCCCGCCGCGGCGACGATCCCGAGCATGCCGTCACCGACCACCGCCAGTTCGGCGATCTCGGCCGGAGCGGCGTGCGACTTCAGGCGGCGCTGTGCGCGCTCGAGCTGCTGCTGCCTTCGGCCGACTCGCTCGCCATCCCGACACCGTAA
- a CDS encoding type II toxin-antitoxin system RatA family toxin codes for MPQHSETRRLPYSPEQMFDLVADVGRYAEFLPWVAAVRVRSDSETEMVADLIVGFKALRERFTSRVQKQRADSIHVDYVDGPLDHLRNEWRFRPDGQGGCLIDFSVDFAFRSRIFEAIAGQMFGSALRRMIGAFETRAAALYGVGMASESAEGSSSSSAHSAA; via the coding sequence ATGCCGCAACATTCCGAGACGCGCCGGCTGCCTTACTCGCCCGAGCAGATGTTCGATCTGGTCGCCGATGTCGGCCGTTATGCCGAGTTTCTGCCGTGGGTGGCCGCGGTGCGCGTGCGTTCCGACAGCGAGACCGAGATGGTCGCCGACCTGATCGTCGGCTTCAAGGCGCTGCGCGAGCGCTTCACCTCGCGCGTGCAGAAGCAGCGGGCCGACAGCATCCATGTCGATTATGTCGACGGGCCGCTCGATCACCTGCGCAACGAATGGCGTTTCCGGCCGGACGGGCAGGGCGGCTGCCTGATCGATTTCTCGGTCGATTTCGCCTTTCGCAGCCGCATTTTCGAGGCGATTGCGGGGCAGATGTTCGGCTCGGCGCTCCGCCGCATGATCGGTGCGTTCGAGACGCGCGCCGCGGCGCTTTACGGTGTCGGGATGGCGAGCGAGTCGGCCGAAGGCAGCAGCAGCTCGAGCGCGCACAGCGCCGCCTGA
- a CDS encoding YbaK/EbsC family protein translates to MSLASVRAWLTAHAPDLPIIETEASTATVIEAAAALGVEPGRIAKTLALRVEGEILLVVTRGDARIDNAKCKASFGGRPRMLPAEETLAATGHPVGGVCPFGLATPLPVYCDVSLQPYDLVYPAAGSLTSSVAVAPGRLAELVAKRWVDVCTIRE, encoded by the coding sequence TTGAGCCTCGCATCGGTGCGCGCGTGGCTGACGGCGCACGCGCCCGATTTGCCGATCATCGAGACCGAGGCGAGCACGGCCACCGTGATCGAGGCGGCCGCCGCGCTCGGGGTCGAGCCCGGCCGGATCGCGAAGACGCTCGCCTTGCGGGTCGAGGGCGAAATCCTGCTCGTGGTGACGCGCGGCGATGCCCGGATCGACAATGCCAAGTGCAAGGCTTCATTCGGCGGCCGCCCGCGCATGCTGCCGGCGGAGGAAACGCTCGCGGCGACCGGCCATCCGGTCGGCGGCGTATGTCCGTTCGGGCTGGCGACGCCGCTGCCGGTCTATTGCGATGTGTCGCTGCAGCCTTACGATCTGGTCTATCCGGCGGCAGGATCGCTCACCAGCTCGGTCGCGGTCGCGCCGGGGCGTCTGGCCGAACTGGTCGCGAAGCGCTGGGTCGACGTCTGTACGATCCGCGAATGA
- the lipA gene encoding lipoyl synthase, whose translation MTEPLPASPAPRARKPDWIRVKAPTSATFQETRQLMRRLNLATVCEEAACPNIGECWTKKHATVMILGDTCTRACAFCNVKTGMPRAIDPLEPQHVADAAAELGLEHIVITSVDRDDLKDGGASQFVKVIEALRRSTPKTTIEILTPDFRNKHEAAVEAIVAARPDVYNHNLETVPRLYPTIRPGARYYASLRLLESVKRLDPSIFTKSGIMVGLGEERLEVHQVMDDMRSAGIDFLTMGQYLQPTPKHAKVADFVTPQSFAAYGAIARAKGFLLVAASPLTRSSYHAGEDFERMRAPRQAQLERVPA comes from the coding sequence ATGACCGAGCCGCTTCCCGCAAGCCCCGCGCCGCGCGCGCGCAAGCCCGACTGGATCCGGGTGAAAGCCCCCACCAGCGCGACCTTCCAGGAGACGCGCCAGCTGATGCGGCGGCTCAACCTCGCCACCGTGTGCGAGGAGGCGGCCTGCCCCAACATCGGCGAGTGCTGGACCAAGAAACACGCCACGGTGATGATCCTCGGCGACACCTGCACGCGCGCCTGCGCCTTCTGCAACGTCAAGACCGGCATGCCGCGCGCGATCGACCCGCTCGAGCCGCAGCATGTGGCCGACGCCGCCGCCGAGCTGGGGCTGGAGCATATCGTCATCACCTCGGTCGATCGTGACGATCTGAAGGATGGCGGCGCCAGCCAGTTCGTGAAGGTGATCGAGGCGCTGCGTCGCTCGACCCCCAAGACGACGATCGAGATCCTGACGCCGGACTTCCGCAACAAGCACGAGGCAGCGGTCGAGGCGATCGTCGCCGCGCGGCCCGACGTCTACAATCACAATCTGGAGACGGTGCCGCGCCTTTACCCGACCATCCGGCCCGGCGCGCGTTACTATGCCTCGCTGCGTCTGTTGGAGAGCGTGAAGCGGCTCGATCCGTCGATCTTCACCAAGTCCGGCATCATGGTCGGGCTGGGCGAGGAGCGGCTGGAAGTCCATCAGGTGATGGACGACATGCGCTCGGCCGGCATCGATTTCCTGACGATGGGTCAATATCTCCAGCCGACGCCCAAGCATGCCAAGGTCGCCGATTTCGTGACGCCACAAAGCTTTGCCGCTTATGGCGCGATCGCGCGCGCGAAGGGCTTCCTGCTCGTCGCCGCCTCGCCGCTGACGCGGTCGAGCTACCATGCCGGCGAGGATTTCGAGCGGATGCGCGCCCCGCGCCAGGCGCAATTGGAGCGCGTGCCGGCTTGA